The following proteins come from a genomic window of Eulemur rufifrons isolate Redbay chromosome 26, OSU_ERuf_1, whole genome shotgun sequence:
- the RPL34 gene encoding large ribosomal subunit protein eL34 has translation MVQRLTYRRRLSYNTASNKTRLSRTPGNRIVYLYTKKVGKAPKSACGVCPGRLRGVRAVRPKVLMRLSKTKKHVSRAYGGSMCAKCVRDRIKRAFLIEEQKIVVKVLKAQAQSQKAK, from the exons ATGGTCCAGCGTCTGACGTACCGGCGTAGGCTTTCCTACAACACAGCCTCGAACAAAACTAGGCT GTCCCGAACCCCTGGTAATAGAATTGTTTACCTTTATACCAAGAAGGTTGGGAAAGCACCAAAGTCTGCGTGTGGCGTGTGCCCAGGCAGACTTCGAGGG GTTCGCGCTGTGAGACCCAAAGTTCTTATGAGGttgtctaaaacaaaaaaacacgtCAGCAGGGCCTATGGTGGTTCCATGTGTGCTAAATGTGTTCGTGACAG GATCAAGCGTGCTTTCCTTATCGAGGAGCAGAAAATTGTCGTGAAGGTGTTGAAGGCACAGGCACAGAGCCAGAAagctaaataa